Proteins co-encoded in one Deinococcus detaillensis genomic window:
- a CDS encoding low temperature requirement protein A produces the protein MSPAAADPPDADPSPNPSSNTADVAAENKLPNQEQRATWLELFFDLIFVTAFDQLAKRFSDDDTLRGFSTFALMFVAVWWAWVGNTLFAGRYGNQERPYRWGTALQLLSMGGLALGVLGDLQDVGAFFSVVFAVNRFILVGMYAFQARSSDSPELAYTQMRTFGLSAAVWLASAWLPPGWQQVAWGSAVGIDALAPLVSRRVQGQNLPHPEHLPERVGLLTIISLGAVITEIVAGAGNKPLSFVDQLPAALSLLLSLALFKLYFDEARDLPVLLAHRDGRVGTLLVWLYSHLPLTLALTALGVGIGHGIAHGGKEANQVERITVGLSLTAIFVNLATLRFVTQHALGKLRMDLSVWALIFGSAAMLGLMFAPLRTLPYQAATLAVCGAALIAVWRDPARRFLSRTEEAVAEEIHQAGDGDGSDDEQPPTPQT, from the coding sequence GTGAGTCCGGCTGCTGCCGACCCGCCCGACGCCGACCCCTCACCCAACCCTTCATCCAATACCGCCGACGTGGCCGCCGAGAACAAACTGCCCAACCAGGAGCAGCGGGCCACCTGGCTGGAACTGTTTTTCGATTTGATCTTCGTGACCGCCTTCGACCAGCTCGCCAAGCGCTTCAGCGACGACGACACCCTGCGCGGCTTCAGCACCTTCGCGCTGATGTTCGTGGCGGTGTGGTGGGCCTGGGTGGGCAACACCCTCTTCGCGGGCCGCTACGGCAATCAGGAGCGTCCCTACCGCTGGGGCACGGCGCTACAACTGCTCAGCATGGGCGGCCTCGCTTTGGGCGTGCTGGGCGACTTGCAAGACGTGGGGGCTTTTTTCAGCGTGGTGTTTGCGGTCAACCGGTTCATTCTGGTGGGCATGTACGCTTTTCAGGCCAGGTCGTCTGACAGCCCTGAACTGGCCTACACCCAGATGCGCACCTTCGGGCTGAGCGCCGCCGTGTGGCTGGCCTCGGCGTGGTTGCCGCCCGGCTGGCAGCAGGTCGCCTGGGGCAGCGCCGTGGGCATAGACGCGCTGGCCCCGCTGGTTTCGCGGCGGGTGCAGGGTCAGAACCTGCCGCACCCCGAGCACCTGCCCGAGCGTGTCGGACTGCTGACCATCATCTCGCTCGGGGCAGTCATTACCGAAATTGTGGCGGGCGCGGGCAATAAGCCGCTCAGTTTCGTGGATCAGCTTCCGGCGGCCCTCTCGCTGCTGCTGAGTCTGGCCCTCTTCAAGCTCTACTTTGACGAAGCCCGCGACTTGCCGGTGCTGCTGGCCCACCGCGACGGGCGGGTGGGTACGCTGCTGGTGTGGCTCTACAGCCACTTACCGCTGACTTTGGCGCTGACCGCGTTGGGCGTCGGCATCGGTCACGGCATCGCGCACGGGGGCAAGGAGGCCAACCAAGTTGAGCGAATCACCGTAGGCCTGTCGCTGACGGCCATTTTTGTCAACTTGGCGACGCTGCGTTTCGTGACCCAGCACGCGCTGGGCAAACTGCGAATGGATTTGAGCGTTTGGGCGCTTATTTTTGGCAGCGCGGCCATGCTGGGCTTGATGTTCGCGCCGCTGAGAACTCTGCCTTATCAGGCCGCGACCCTCGCGGTGTGCGGCGCGGCCCTGATCGCCGTTTGGCGCGACCCTGCCCGGCGCTTTCTCAGCCGAACCGAGGAAGCGGTGGCCGAGGAGATTCACCAAGCCGGTGACGGTGACGGCTCCGACGACGAACAACCGCCCACACCGCAAACCTGA
- a CDS encoding MDR family oxidoreductase, protein MTQNSNTLPATFRALLLTKDGDAVSANVTDVSSQDLPAGEVTVKVDASDLNYKDGLAILGKLGIRTYPMVPGIDLAGTVLDSSDSRYQAGDAVTLTGWGVGERHWGGYAELARVKADWLVKTPKRFSAAEAMAVGTAGLTAMLCVIALEDAGVTPEDGEVLVTGAAGGVGSVAVSLLAARGYRVTAATGRAETEGEYLRGLGAAELLDRAELSALKKPLEKERWAAAVDVAGGATLAGVLASTKYGGHVAACGLADSASLTTSVLPFILRNVTLHGVDSVQCPAPQRQRAWNRLAAELPEKLLKDGVQMAKLEDLTRLAAEILAGRVRGRTVIELG, encoded by the coding sequence ATGACCCAAAACTCAAATACCCTGCCCGCCACCTTCCGCGCCCTGCTGCTCACCAAAGACGGCGACGCGGTGAGCGCCAATGTCACCGACGTGTCCAGCCAAGATTTACCTGCCGGCGAGGTAACGGTGAAAGTGGACGCGTCCGACCTGAACTACAAAGACGGGCTGGCGATTTTGGGCAAGCTGGGCATCCGCACCTATCCGATGGTGCCGGGCATCGACCTTGCCGGAACGGTGCTCGATAGCTCGGATTCACGCTATCAGGCCGGCGACGCCGTGACCCTGACCGGCTGGGGCGTGGGCGAGCGGCACTGGGGCGGCTACGCCGAGTTGGCCCGCGTCAAAGCCGACTGGCTGGTCAAAACGCCCAAGCGCTTCAGCGCCGCCGAGGCGATGGCGGTGGGCACGGCGGGACTGACCGCCATGCTGTGCGTGATAGCGCTGGAAGACGCTGGAGTGACACCAGAAGACGGCGAGGTGCTGGTCACGGGCGCGGCGGGCGGAGTGGGCAGCGTGGCCGTCAGCTTGCTGGCCGCACGCGGCTACCGCGTCACCGCCGCCACGGGCCGGGCTGAGACTGAGGGCGAATACCTGCGCGGGCTGGGCGCGGCGGAACTGCTCGACCGGGCCGAGTTGAGCGCTCTCAAAAAGCCGCTGGAAAAAGAGCGCTGGGCGGCGGCCGTGGACGTGGCGGGCGGCGCGACCCTGGCGGGCGTGCTGGCCAGCACCAAGTACGGCGGCCACGTGGCGGCCTGTGGACTGGCCGACAGCGCCAGCCTGACAACCTCGGTGCTGCCCTTTATTTTAAGAAACGTCACCCTGCACGGCGTGGACAGCGTGCAGTGCCCCGCGCCTCAGCGTCAGCGGGCCTGGAACCGGCTGGCCGCCGAGCTGCCTGAAAAGCTGCTTAAGGACGGCGTGCAGATGGCCAAGCTCGAAGACCTGACCCGCCTCGCGGCTGAGATTCTGGCGGGCCGAGTGCGGGGACGTACAGTGATCGAGCTGGGTTAA
- a CDS encoding SDR family NAD(P)-dependent oxidoreductase, with protein sequence MTTLILGATGGIGSALVQSWPDKELYLSGRDEGKLQALAQPLNAKALKVDVGFESQVSKLFEGLPDTLDTIVYAAGSAYPEALASAKAESVRHVWNANYFGLLWTLKYGLPKLASGGRLYVIGAREELTTARGFSQYAASKAAVARLLTIARLEARGKTLTLVLPPAVDTGLWAQVGKVPKGAVTPQVVAEAIVADRSGAGQEELRV encoded by the coding sequence ATGACCACGCTTATTCTCGGCGCAACTGGCGGCATCGGCTCGGCTCTCGTTCAAAGTTGGCCTGACAAGGAGCTTTATCTCAGCGGGCGCGATGAAGGCAAACTCCAAGCGCTGGCCCAACCGCTCAACGCCAAGGCCCTCAAGGTCGATGTCGGCTTTGAAAGTCAGGTCAGCAAGCTTTTCGAGGGGCTTCCAGACACTCTGGACACCATCGTCTACGCGGCGGGGTCAGCTTATCCGGAAGCGCTGGCCAGTGCCAAAGCTGAAAGTGTGCGCCATGTCTGGAACGCCAATTATTTTGGGCTGCTGTGGACACTCAAGTACGGGCTGCCCAAATTGGCCTCGGGCGGGCGGCTGTACGTCATCGGCGCACGCGAAGAGCTGACTACTGCGAGGGGATTTTCGCAGTACGCGGCCAGCAAGGCGGCGGTGGCGCGGCTGCTGACTATTGCCCGCCTAGAAGCACGCGGCAAAACGCTGACGCTGGTGCTGCCGCCCGCCGTGGACACTGGGCTGTGGGCGCAGGTCGGCAAGGTGCCCAAAGGCGCAGTGACGCCGCAGGTGGTGGCCGAAGCGATAGTGGCCGACCGCAGTGGAGCGGGACAGGAGGAGCTGCGCGTCTGA
- a CDS encoding DMT family transporter — MSGPCWTGWHWLVLAGLLEIGFATALKLEQTRPQFLYLFLICAYFSFDFLARALKTIPLGTAYAIWTGIGSVGAVAVGSLMFGESLSLLRLALLGVLVAALIGLKLSSGSKDAQA, encoded by the coding sequence ATGAGCGGCCCGTGCTGGACTGGCTGGCACTGGTTGGTGCTGGCGGGCCTCCTCGAAATCGGTTTTGCCACCGCCCTGAAGCTGGAGCAGACCCGCCCGCAGTTCCTGTACCTCTTTTTGATCTGCGCCTACTTCAGCTTCGACTTTCTCGCCCGCGCCCTCAAAACCATTCCGCTGGGCACGGCCTACGCCATCTGGACGGGCATCGGCTCAGTGGGCGCAGTCGCAGTGGGCAGCTTGATGTTCGGCGAGAGTCTCAGCCTGCTGCGGCTGGCCCTGCTGGGCGTACTCGTCGCGGCGCTGATTGGCCTGAAGTTGTCGAGCGGCAGCAAAGACGCTCAGGCCTGA
- a CDS encoding DMT family transporter, with product MGWTVLVLAGLCEIGFTTCLKLSEGFKKIWPSALFLVFTIASFSLMSQALKTLPLGTVYAVWTGIGAVGTAIIGFMFFKEEATPLRLGLLGTVVLAIIGLRVVP from the coding sequence ATGGGATGGACGGTACTGGTGTTGGCTGGGCTGTGCGAGATCGGTTTCACGACTTGCCTCAAGCTGAGCGAGGGCTTCAAGAAAATTTGGCCGAGTGCGCTGTTTCTGGTGTTTACCATCGCCAGCTTCAGCCTGATGAGTCAGGCGCTCAAGACGCTGCCGCTCGGCACGGTCTATGCGGTCTGGACGGGGATCGGTGCGGTGGGCACGGCGATCATCGGCTTCATGTTTTTTAAGGAAGAAGCCACGCCGCTACGTCTCGGACTGCTCGGCACGGTGGTGCTGGCCATTATCGGACTGCGAGTGGTGCCGTGA
- a CDS encoding TetR/AcrR family transcriptional regulator: MPRIVDHDQRRRELAETVWALVREHGVAGVSLRQISERSGWSSGAIRHYLPHREAILMFAAQHIAQRIEGRMLGLKQTGDVLGDFLNLLREVLPLDSERRAESQVWLAFVGLSISDPGLADTQGVAYRALSEVFQGIFEEFTKLGLLNHPAPENAAREIQALIDGLNVHLLLNQITPDAAWATVETRVRQLIRPLTDQEMT; this comes from the coding sequence ATGCCCCGCATTGTCGATCACGATCAGCGTCGCCGCGAACTGGCCGAAACCGTCTGGGCACTGGTGCGCGAGCACGGCGTAGCGGGCGTCAGCCTGAGACAGATCAGCGAGCGCTCCGGCTGGTCGAGCGGCGCGATCCGGCATTATCTGCCGCACCGAGAAGCGATCCTGATGTTTGCCGCGCAGCACATCGCCCAGCGGATCGAAGGGCGGATGCTGGGACTTAAACAGACCGGAGACGTGCTGGGCGACTTCCTGAATCTGCTGCGTGAGGTGCTGCCCCTCGACAGCGAGCGCCGCGCCGAATCGCAAGTCTGGCTGGCCTTTGTCGGCCTGAGCATCAGCGATCCAGGTCTGGCCGATACTCAGGGGGTGGCCTACCGCGCCCTGAGCGAGGTCTTCCAGGGAATTTTTGAGGAGTTTACTAAGTTAGGCCTCCTGAATCACCCGGCCCCTGAGAACGCCGCCCGCGAAATTCAGGCGCTGATCGACGGCCTGAATGTTCACTTGCTGCTGAATCAGATCACGCCCGACGCCGCTTGGGCCACCGTAGAGACGCGCGTTCGGCAATTGATCCGGCCACTGACAGACCAAGAGATGACATAG
- a CDS encoding DMT family transporter: MIARAYIGVILTVLIWGGNVVALKVLLDFFTRSQTIGLRLGAASLVLLGLTLLRSGWPKWSFRDWLWVVGAGLLGTTLFQNFSVIGVDRSPAGISGLSNAVVPILVVLLGSLVGQRPNRLQVLGVLVSLSGMLWLLGQTLEPGSTLNLLGLGFLGLSSLTWAGYTLANRPLVARLGLLPFVTFATLIGTLPLLIPVLPTLGQLSAPPLIWGLAALSGLLSNVFAYLAWGNGIQVLGAARTSIWQNLSPLVAFGLAVWLLGERFTPGELSAGALTLVGVLVANWPQRAGQPVLNDAG, from the coding sequence ATGATCGCCCGCGCTTACATCGGGGTCATCCTGACGGTGCTGATCTGGGGCGGCAACGTGGTGGCCCTCAAAGTGCTGCTGGACTTTTTTACCCGCAGTCAGACCATCGGGCTGCGGCTGGGAGCGGCGTCTCTGGTGCTGCTGGGGCTGACGCTGCTGCGGAGTGGCTGGCCGAAATGGAGTTTCAGGGACTGGCTGTGGGTCGTGGGGGCGGGGCTGCTCGGCACCACGCTGTTCCAGAACTTCTCGGTCATCGGCGTCGACCGCTCGCCTGCCGGGATTTCGGGGCTGTCTAATGCGGTGGTGCCGATTCTGGTGGTGCTGCTGGGCAGCTTGGTGGGTCAGCGGCCCAACCGCCTTCAGGTGCTGGGGGTGCTGGTTTCGCTCAGCGGCATGCTGTGGCTGCTGGGTCAGACGCTGGAGCCCGGCAGCACGCTCAATCTGCTGGGTCTAGGCTTTTTGGGCTTGTCGTCGCTGACCTGGGCTGGTTATACGCTCGCCAACCGGCCCTTGGTGGCGCGGCTGGGACTGCTGCCGTTCGTCACCTTCGCCACGCTGATCGGCACATTGCCGCTGCTTATTCCGGTGTTGCCCACGCTGGGCCAGCTCTCCGCGCCGCCGCTGATCTGGGGGCTGGCTGCCCTGTCGGGCCTGCTCTCCAACGTGTTCGCTTACTTGGCTTGGGGCAACGGCATTCAGGTGCTGGGCGCGGCCCGAACCAGCATTTGGCAAAACCTCTCACCGCTGGTGGCCTTTGGGCTGGCCGTGTGGTTGCTGGGCGAGCGCTTCACACCCGGCGAACTGAGTGCGGGGGCGCTGACGTTGGTGGGTGTGCTGGTGGCCAACTGGCCGCAGCGGGCGGGTCAGCCCGTGCTGAATGACGCGGGCTGA
- the purU gene encoding formyltetrahydrofolate deformylase: MTLAQGLDRTDPRHTARLTIACADRKGIVAAVSQFLHHHGANIIHSDQHSTDPQGGQFFMRMEFHLDGLDLAKEQFERAFAQQVAEPFEMNWRVWYTAQPKRMGIMVSKYDHCFLDLLVRKRRGELDVEIPLVVSNHDTLRGDAEMFGVPFAQVSVTKDNKAEAEQEQARLFREAGVDFVVLARYMQILSGEMLHGLGVPVINIHHSFLPAFIGANPYRAAFQRGVKLVGATAHYVTEELDAGPIIEQDVARVNHRETPETLMRLGRDVERQVLARAVKAHVEDRVLVSGNKTVVF, translated from the coding sequence ATGACGCTGGCCCAAGGTCTTGACCGCACCGATCCCCGCCACACCGCCCGCCTGACCATCGCCTGCGCCGACCGCAAAGGCATCGTGGCGGCGGTGTCGCAGTTTCTGCACCATCACGGCGCGAATATCATCCACTCCGATCAGCATTCCACCGATCCGCAGGGCGGGCAGTTTTTTATGCGGATGGAGTTTCATTTAGACGGCCTAGACCTTGCCAAAGAGCAGTTCGAGCGGGCCTTTGCTCAGCAAGTGGCCGAGCCGTTTGAAATGAACTGGCGTGTCTGGTACACCGCTCAGCCCAAGCGGATGGGCATCATGGTCAGCAAGTACGACCACTGTTTTCTGGATCTGTTGGTCCGCAAGCGCCGGGGCGAACTCGACGTGGAGATTCCGCTGGTCGTCAGCAACCACGACACCCTGCGCGGCGACGCGGAGATGTTCGGCGTGCCGTTCGCCCAGGTCAGCGTGACCAAAGACAACAAAGCCGAAGCCGAGCAGGAACAGGCGCGGCTTTTCCGTGAAGCGGGTGTGGACTTCGTGGTGCTGGCCCGTTACATGCAGATTTTGTCGGGGGAGATGCTGCACGGCCTGGGGGTGCCGGTCATCAATATCCACCACTCGTTTTTGCCTGCCTTCATCGGCGCGAACCCTTACCGGGCGGCCTTCCAGCGCGGCGTCAAGTTGGTGGGAGCCACCGCCCACTACGTCACCGAGGAACTTGACGCCGGGCCGATCATCGAGCAGGACGTGGCCCGCGTGAACCACCGCGAAACGCCCGAGACTTTGATGCGGCTAGGCCGCGATGTGGAGCGCCAGGTCTTGGCCCGCGCCGTCAAGGCGCATGTGGAAGATAGGGTGCTGGTGTCGGGCAACAAAACGGTGGTGTTCTAG
- a CDS encoding aminopeptidase: MAGYCIGAQAGERILLSGGVQTLPLFEEAARALLRRGALPVLRLEYPGQAEDFAQLASDLILESLHPAELADVQAIDGSIRLLTQSLPRLGAPADPTRQARRVKATQPLNAARSSKKWTLTQYPTPQGAAAAGMSLPEYEDFVSRAMFLNTPDPVAEWGKVRVRQVQLIERLSRADVIRIVAPQTDLTLSVRGRTWANSDGKRNMPSGEVFVSPIEDSAEGQIYFGLPSEYAGQPVEGITLRLKAGQIVEAHAEIGDDVLQAALSTDPGARFLGEIGIGSNGGIQTPSRNILYDEKIGGTVHLAAGRSYPETGGLNQSAIHWDMICDLRGNRGQILLDGEVFQENGLFV, encoded by the coding sequence ATGGCCGGCTACTGCATCGGCGCTCAGGCCGGCGAGCGCATTCTGCTGAGCGGCGGCGTACAGACCTTGCCGCTTTTTGAGGAAGCCGCCCGCGCCCTGCTGCGGCGGGGAGCTTTGCCGGTTTTGCGGCTGGAGTATCCGGGGCAAGCCGAAGATTTCGCGCAGCTGGCCTCCGACCTCATCTTGGAGAGCCTTCACCCCGCTGAGCTGGCTGACGTTCAGGCCATCGACGGCAGTATCCGGCTGCTGACCCAGAGTTTGCCCAGATTGGGCGCTCCCGCCGATCCCACGCGCCAGGCCCGACGCGTCAAGGCCACGCAGCCGCTGAACGCCGCCAGAAGCAGCAAAAAGTGGACGCTGACCCAGTACCCCACTCCTCAGGGCGCGGCGGCGGCGGGCATGAGCCTGCCCGAATACGAAGATTTCGTGTCGCGGGCGATGTTTCTGAACACCCCCGATCCGGTGGCCGAGTGGGGCAAGGTGCGCGTCCGGCAGGTCCAATTGATCGAGCGCCTCAGCCGCGCCGATGTGATCCGGATTGTGGCTCCTCAAACCGACTTGACCCTCAGCGTCAGGGGCCGGACTTGGGCCAACTCGGACGGCAAGCGCAACATGCCCTCGGGCGAGGTGTTCGTGTCGCCGATTGAAGACAGCGCCGAGGGCCAGATTTATTTCGGCTTGCCCAGCGAGTACGCCGGACAGCCGGTAGAAGGCATTACGCTGCGCTTAAAGGCCGGCCAGATCGTGGAGGCCCACGCCGAAATCGGCGACGACGTGCTGCAAGCCGCGCTGTCTACCGATCCCGGCGCACGTTTTCTCGGCGAGATCGGTATCGGCAGCAACGGCGGTATCCAGACGCCCAGCCGCAACATCTTGTACGACGAAAAAATCGGCGGCACGGTGCATCTGGCGGCTGGGCGCAGCTATCCCGAAACCGGCGGCCTCAACCAAAGCGCCATCCACTGGGACATGATCTGCGATCTTCGTGGCAACAGAGGCCAAATTCTGCTGGACGGCGAAGTGTTTCAGGAAAACGGCCTGTTTGTTTGA